A region of Piscinibacter gummiphilus DNA encodes the following proteins:
- a CDS encoding cytochrome B6, whose translation MAHPLPLSRWLFAAGLFSLAGVSPAADPPAKKPPPTSYAPVVMAEDFATTMARMKAARPGIASRHQGLLQQRYDLADRPAAGVTMSRGKPVQDGVRVKLPAGMTWDRLAAMSPEEVRRADAFPAGFLPLPHPNHPEGGMVFPKFHIDEVKRQEARDLTRFDLDFDLPDHVLPEFPAPIFLTTRPDLGDVSKGKLVTLDNYFELFDGVLNPKQLEGLRLLVTPFAQQQFNQTSDRRSERPSRGVACLDCHANGHANGATHLAGDVRPQGFRHRIDTPTLRGVNVQRLFGSQRALKSVEDFTEFEQRAAYFDGDPVIATKKGVNILERGSQVHFMGEFQALLDFPPAPKLGVDGRLDPRKASPAELRGQAVFFGKGTCASCHAPPYYTDNTMHNLRTERFFAPRDILGRTANMDGPIKTFPLRGIKDSPPYLHDGRLLTLDDTVEFFNLVLETKLTAEEKKDLVAFLRAL comes from the coding sequence ATGGCCCATCCACTGCCGTTGTCACGCTGGCTGTTCGCAGCCGGTCTCTTCAGCCTCGCTGGTGTCTCGCCGGCCGCGGACCCGCCTGCGAAGAAGCCCCCGCCCACGAGCTACGCCCCGGTCGTGATGGCCGAGGACTTCGCCACCACCATGGCCCGCATGAAGGCCGCCAGGCCGGGCATCGCGTCGCGCCACCAGGGGTTGCTGCAGCAGCGCTACGACCTCGCCGACCGGCCCGCGGCGGGCGTGACGATGTCGCGCGGCAAACCGGTGCAGGACGGCGTGCGCGTGAAGCTGCCCGCCGGCATGACGTGGGACCGCCTTGCCGCGATGAGCCCCGAGGAGGTCCGCCGCGCCGATGCGTTCCCCGCGGGCTTCCTGCCGCTGCCCCACCCGAACCATCCCGAGGGCGGCATGGTGTTCCCGAAGTTCCACATCGACGAGGTCAAGCGGCAGGAAGCGCGCGACCTCACGCGCTTCGACCTCGACTTCGACCTGCCCGACCACGTGCTGCCCGAGTTCCCCGCGCCGATCTTCCTCACGACACGGCCGGACCTGGGCGACGTGTCGAAGGGCAAGCTTGTCACCCTCGACAACTACTTCGAGCTGTTCGACGGCGTGCTCAACCCGAAGCAGCTCGAGGGCCTGCGCCTGCTCGTCACGCCGTTCGCGCAGCAGCAGTTCAACCAGACCAGCGACCGCCGCTCCGAACGTCCGAGCCGCGGGGTCGCGTGCCTCGACTGCCATGCCAACGGCCATGCGAACGGAGCGACCCACCTCGCGGGCGACGTGCGGCCGCAGGGCTTCCGCCATCGCATCGACACGCCCACGCTGCGGGGTGTCAACGTGCAGCGGCTGTTCGGCTCGCAGCGCGCGCTCAAGTCGGTGGAGGACTTCACCGAGTTCGAGCAGCGCGCCGCGTACTTCGACGGCGACCCGGTGATCGCGACGAAGAAGGGGGTGAACATCCTGGAGCGTGGCAGCCAGGTGCACTTCATGGGCGAGTTCCAGGCGCTGCTCGACTTCCCGCCCGCGCCCAAGCTGGGTGTGGACGGCAGGCTCGACCCGCGCAAGGCCTCGCCCGCGGAGCTGCGCGGCCAGGCGGTGTTCTTCGGCAAGGGCACGTGCGCGTCGTGCCACGCGCCGCCGTACTACACCGACAACACGATGCACAACCTGCGCACCGAACGCTTCTTCGCGCCGCGCGACATCCTCGGTCGCACCGCGAACATGGACGGTCCGATCAAGACCTTCCCGCTGCGCGGCATCAAGGACTCGCCGCCGTACCTGCACGACGGGCGGCTGCTGACCCTCGACGACACGGTCGAGTTCTTCAACCTGGTGCTCGAGACGAAGCTGACGGCCGAAGAGAAGAAGGACCTGGTGGCGTTCCTGCGGGCGCTGTGA
- a CDS encoding helix-turn-helix domain-containing protein, which yields MSSPILPQGALSLRRYGADGAPHRHDHVQVVIGVHGRIELEVEGRGGRVDNGLAAFIAPGSDHAQSGDGHNQFLVLDCTLADMGDDAVERLRRQTFLPVPAAVRRLVEFVQLASPADGVPDAITRHCAPLLIDALAAERRPASRLDPLLRRIEAAPGEAWPAARMAVEAGLSVSRLHAVFRAEHDRTPQAWLSDLRLRAVQDALAGTTTPIAQLALDAGYSDQTALTRALRRATGLTPAAYRKSHRSAR from the coding sequence ATGTCCTCCCCGATCCTTCCCCAGGGCGCCCTGAGCCTGCGCCGCTACGGCGCCGACGGCGCGCCCCACCGGCACGACCACGTGCAGGTGGTGATCGGCGTGCACGGCCGGATCGAGCTGGAGGTCGAGGGCCGCGGTGGGCGGGTCGACAACGGCCTCGCGGCGTTCATCGCGCCCGGCAGCGACCACGCGCAATCGGGCGACGGCCACAACCAGTTCCTGGTGCTCGACTGCACCCTGGCCGACATGGGCGACGACGCCGTCGAACGCCTGCGCCGCCAGACCTTCCTGCCGGTGCCCGCGGCCGTGCGCCGGCTCGTCGAGTTCGTGCAGCTCGCGTCCCCGGCCGACGGCGTGCCCGACGCGATCACCCGGCACTGCGCGCCGCTGCTGATCGACGCGCTGGCGGCCGAACGCCGCCCCGCCTCGCGCCTCGACCCGCTGCTGCGCCGCATCGAGGCCGCGCCCGGCGAAGCCTGGCCCGCGGCCCGCATGGCGGTCGAGGCGGGCCTGAGCGTCAGCCGGCTGCACGCGGTGTTCCGCGCCGAACACGACCGCACGCCGCAGGCCTGGCTGTCGGACCTGCGCTTGCGGGCCGTGCAGGACGCGCTCGCCGGCACCACCACCCCCATCGCCCAGCTGGCCCTGGACGCCGGCTACTCCGACCAGACCGCCCTCACCCGCGCGCTGCGCAGGGCCACAGGGCTCACGCCGGCCGCATATCGAAAATCCCATCGCTCCGCTCGCTGA
- a CDS encoding TIR domain-containing protein codes for MAYRNGNYAAFYVIEPFSTSSLGANATKDFCYYNTLRMWKGADPSFPFVDSHEKTYSVRDGSDWESTLKPRLRERLRNSKNLVLFLSSGTVNSRAVKEEVDYAINDQGLPVIVIYPEYSTKESLLLNGALRDEVKGLWGKIPVLKDSINKVPTLHVPLNKAVIKDALSDPGFMVGSKNKPDIYRYKA; via the coding sequence ATGGCTTATCGGAACGGAAACTACGCTGCTTTCTATGTAATCGAACCGTTTAGCACGAGCTCCCTCGGAGCTAACGCGACCAAGGACTTTTGCTACTACAACACCTTGAGGATGTGGAAGGGTGCTGACCCGAGCTTTCCTTTTGTGGATTCGCACGAAAAGACTTATAGCGTTCGCGATGGAAGTGATTGGGAGTCGACGTTGAAGCCTCGTCTGCGGGAGCGGCTTCGAAATTCGAAGAACCTCGTCCTGTTTCTTAGTTCGGGCACCGTCAACTCTCGCGCCGTGAAGGAGGAGGTTGACTACGCAATTAACGACCAAGGATTGCCAGTTATTGTGATTTACCCGGAGTACTCAACAAAAGAAAGTCTTCTGTTGAACGGGGCACTGAGGGATGAGGTGAAGGGGCTGTGGGGCAAAATCCCCGTGCTCAAGGACTCAATTAATAAAGTTCCCACGCTTCACGTACCTTTGAACAAGGCGGTTATCAAAGATGCCCTGAGTGATCCCGGTTTCATGGTGGGAAGTAAGAATAAGCCGGACATTTATCGATACAAGGCCTGA
- a CDS encoding isovaleryl-CoA dehydrogenase, whose protein sequence is MHGATHEVTNVVAPLADYNVFTTDTALQEAVARAGAAGHVADLAAYGERLGSAETLRLAEEANRFKPELHTFDRVGHRIDRVEFHPSWHAIMRLQRESGQISQPFSDPRPGAWGAYAAAFSMHMQVEAGSQCPGSMTFAAIPVLQQEPQLFKQLEPKLYSRTYDARDVPVEQKAAMLVGMGMTEKQGGSDLRANTTRAVPVRGEGRGAQYELTGHKWFFSAPQSDAHLVVAQAPGGFSCFYVPRFRPDGSHNAVFIQRLKNKVGNHSNASSEVEFNGAWGLMVGEEGRGVPTIIEMATYTRLNCVMGSAGLIRQAVVQAIHHTRHRKAFGKLLVDQPLMRNVLADMALESEAATALMMRLTQSFDRAADDPLERAYKRIVTPAAKFWVAKRSIELGAEAMEVFGGNGYVEDGPMGRLFREMPVISIWEGSGNVMGLDMLRAIGREPEALAALAEHLGERLGGDTRLRPHLAGLKAVLGQPPESVEAGARRLAQQLVLLLQAALLREHAPTVVADAFVTSRFEPQWGRVFGTLPDPAAFEALIDRAWPR, encoded by the coding sequence ATGCACGGCGCCACCCACGAAGTCACGAACGTCGTCGCCCCGCTGGCCGACTACAACGTGTTCACCACCGACACCGCGCTGCAGGAGGCCGTGGCCCGGGCCGGTGCGGCCGGGCACGTGGCGGACCTCGCCGCGTACGGCGAACGCCTGGGAAGCGCCGAGACGCTGCGGCTGGCCGAGGAGGCCAACCGGTTCAAGCCGGAGCTGCACACGTTCGACCGCGTGGGCCACCGCATCGACCGCGTCGAGTTCCACCCGTCGTGGCACGCCATCATGCGGCTGCAGCGCGAGAGCGGGCAGATCTCGCAGCCCTTCTCCGACCCACGCCCCGGCGCCTGGGGCGCCTACGCGGCGGCGTTCTCGATGCACATGCAGGTCGAGGCGGGCTCGCAGTGCCCCGGGTCCATGACCTTCGCCGCCATCCCCGTGCTGCAGCAGGAGCCGCAGCTCTTCAAGCAGCTGGAGCCGAAGCTGTACTCGCGCACCTACGACGCCCGCGACGTGCCGGTCGAGCAGAAGGCCGCGATGCTGGTGGGCATGGGCATGACCGAGAAGCAGGGCGGCTCCGACCTGCGCGCGAACACCACGCGGGCCGTGCCGGTGCGCGGCGAGGGCCGCGGCGCGCAGTACGAGCTCACCGGCCACAAGTGGTTCTTCTCGGCGCCGCAGTCCGACGCCCACCTCGTGGTGGCACAGGCGCCCGGCGGCTTCTCGTGTTTCTACGTGCCGCGCTTCCGGCCCGACGGCAGCCACAACGCCGTGTTCATCCAGCGGCTCAAGAACAAGGTGGGCAACCACTCGAACGCCAGCAGCGAGGTGGAGTTCAACGGCGCGTGGGGCCTGATGGTCGGCGAGGAAGGCCGCGGCGTGCCCACCATCATCGAGATGGCCACGTACACGCGGCTCAACTGCGTGATGGGCAGCGCGGGGCTGATCCGCCAGGCGGTGGTGCAGGCCATCCACCACACGCGCCACCGCAAGGCCTTCGGCAAGCTGCTGGTGGACCAGCCGCTGATGCGCAACGTGCTGGCCGACATGGCGCTCGAGAGCGAAGCCGCCACCGCGCTGATGATGCGGCTCACGCAGTCCTTCGACCGCGCGGCCGACGACCCGCTCGAACGCGCGTACAAGCGCATCGTCACGCCGGCCGCGAAGTTCTGGGTGGCCAAGCGCAGCATCGAACTGGGCGCCGAGGCCATGGAGGTCTTCGGCGGCAACGGCTACGTGGAGGACGGCCCGATGGGGCGGCTCTTCCGCGAGATGCCGGTGATCTCCATCTGGGAGGGGTCGGGCAACGTGATGGGCCTCGACATGCTGCGTGCCATCGGCCGCGAACCCGAGGCGCTGGCCGCGCTGGCGGAGCACCTCGGCGAACGCCTGGGCGGCGACACCCGCCTGCGCCCTCACCTCGCCGGCCTGAAGGCCGTGCTGGGCCAGCCGCCCGAGTCGGTCGAGGCCGGGGCACGCCGCCTCGCGCAGCAGCTGGTGCTGCTGCTGCAGGCCGCACTGCTGCGCGAACACGCGCCCACGGTCGTGGCCGACGCGTTCGTCACGAGCCGCTTCGAGCCGCAATGGGGCCGGGTGTTCGGCACGCTGCCCGATCCGGCGGCGTTCGAGGCGCTGATCGACCGGGCCTGGCCGCGCTGA
- a CDS encoding alpha/beta fold hydrolase, with the protein MTTPLLLLPGIMNDGRVWMPVRGAFVQTDRPLVVARTDLHDHVTAIAAAAISLMPEGPFAVAGFSLGGYVSLEVCRQAADRIAGLALIDTGARSDTPESSGNRRQMIEALDSGNSTYAEVAGSFPPKLLHPAHVEDAALVGLLADMARAVGRDGFKRQQTAAMNRPDNRAVLRGVRAPALVLCGADDKVTPPELSDEMAGLLPGGVERVAVATAGHMSTLEQPAAVTTALARWLQRVDAATGSSGTR; encoded by the coding sequence ATGACGACGCCCCTGCTTCTGCTCCCCGGCATCATGAACGACGGCCGCGTGTGGATGCCGGTCCGGGGCGCCTTCGTGCAGACCGACCGCCCCCTCGTCGTGGCCCGCACGGACCTCCACGACCACGTCACCGCCATCGCGGCGGCCGCGATCTCGCTGATGCCCGAGGGGCCGTTCGCCGTGGCCGGCTTCTCGCTCGGCGGCTACGTGTCGCTCGAGGTGTGCCGGCAGGCGGCCGACCGCATCGCGGGCCTCGCGCTGATCGACACCGGCGCGCGGTCCGACACGCCCGAATCGAGCGGCAACCGCCGCCAGATGATCGAGGCGCTGGACAGCGGCAACTCGACGTACGCCGAGGTCGCAGGCTCGTTCCCGCCGAAGCTGCTGCACCCGGCCCACGTCGAAGATGCGGCCCTGGTGGGCCTGCTCGCCGACATGGCCCGGGCCGTGGGCCGCGACGGCTTCAAGCGGCAGCAGACCGCTGCGATGAACCGCCCCGACAACCGCGCGGTGCTGCGCGGGGTGCGCGCGCCGGCGCTGGTGCTGTGCGGTGCCGACGACAAGGTCACCCCGCCCGAGCTGAGCGACGAGATGGCGGGCCTGCTGCCCGGCGGGGTCGAGCGCGTGGCGGTGGCGACGGCCGGGCACATGTCCACGCTGGAACAGCCCGCCGCCGTCACCACCGCGCTCGCGCGGTGGCTCCAGCGCGTGGACGCCGCTACAGGGTCTTCAGGTACTCGATGA
- a CDS encoding DMT family transporter — protein MHSSITSTTPPRDTRLFRGTAQGVTAGALWGLVFLAPQVLGNFAALQLSAARYLAYGAIAAVLIAPRWRALWLRLGRADLLALVQLALLGNIVYYLMLATAVQWAGGAATALIIGLMPLVVAVLGSREPGAVPLRTLAAPLALGGLGTALVGWEALQGSHGPGGDLLTRAVGLLCGFGALACWTGYTVVNRRWLARRTDLSAHDASLLVGVMTGALALVLAVPAFAGPSSGHTPAEWLGFWGMALTVAVFASVVGNACWNRAGRLLPLALMGQMIVFETLFGMLYGFLWEGRGPTVLEVAAVVCLLGGVVWSTAAHRPARAVTAPAGTPPGPSSLRPSASSRAPG, from the coding sequence ATGCACTCCTCGATCACTTCCACAACCCCCCCGCGCGACACGCGGCTCTTCCGCGGCACCGCCCAGGGCGTGACCGCCGGCGCCCTCTGGGGCCTCGTCTTCCTCGCGCCGCAGGTGCTGGGCAACTTCGCCGCGCTGCAGCTGTCGGCCGCGCGCTACCTCGCCTACGGCGCCATCGCCGCGGTGCTGATCGCCCCGCGCTGGCGCGCGCTGTGGCTTCGCCTCGGGCGCGCCGACCTGCTCGCCCTCGTGCAGCTGGCCCTGCTCGGAAACATCGTCTACTACCTGATGCTCGCCACCGCGGTTCAGTGGGCCGGGGGCGCGGCCACCGCGCTGATCATCGGGCTGATGCCCCTCGTCGTCGCGGTGCTCGGGAGCCGCGAGCCGGGGGCCGTGCCGCTGCGCACCCTCGCGGCGCCGCTCGCCCTCGGCGGCCTGGGCACCGCGCTGGTCGGCTGGGAGGCCCTGCAGGGCAGCCACGGGCCGGGCGGCGACCTGCTCACCCGGGCCGTGGGCCTGTTGTGCGGCTTCGGGGCGCTGGCCTGCTGGACCGGCTACACGGTGGTCAACCGCCGCTGGCTCGCACGCCGCACCGACCTGTCGGCCCACGACGCTTCGCTGCTCGTCGGCGTGATGACCGGCGCGCTGGCGCTCGTCCTCGCCGTTCCCGCCTTCGCGGGCCCGTCCTCCGGACACACCCCGGCCGAGTGGCTCGGCTTCTGGGGCATGGCCCTCACCGTCGCGGTGTTCGCCTCCGTGGTGGGCAACGCGTGCTGGAACCGCGCCGGCCGCCTGCTGCCGCTGGCCCTGATGGGTCAGATGATCGTGTTCGAGACCCTGTTCGGCATGCTGTACGGTTTCCTGTGGGAAGGCCGCGGCCCCACCGTGCTGGAGGTGGCCGCGGTCGTGTGCCTGCTGGGCGGCGTGGTGTGGTCCACGGCCGCCCACCGGCCGGCGCGTGCCGTCACAGCGCCCGCAGGAACGCCACCAGGTCCTTCTTCTCTTCGGCCGTCAGCTTCGTCTCGAGCACCAGGTTGA
- a CDS encoding macro domain-containing protein encodes MAKVKLFDSRVYRKFLEVTSAISATLSAVVLFVDIPAAHKIKGGWIFLGLLAVIYFAIWAWSSNLNSIEINVEGSDVAIKVGDIFQQPGLKAIAFNEYFDTQVDNVIISERSVNGIFLQKHLDISVSQLDAHIESYDFEKEEVVGVDAMRRLGKKRKHQIGSICVYKDFLLTAFSKFDASNKASLTMPEYLEFLINFWDRVNNVYAQKSVSTTVFGSGITRIKGHKNIADEDLLKIMLWTFRISEMRFKHPAKLTVVIHPDKIGQINLLDIKSARNGI; translated from the coding sequence ATGGCAAAAGTTAAACTATTTGACAGCCGCGTATACAGGAAATTTCTCGAAGTCACCTCGGCAATTAGCGCGACATTGTCGGCGGTTGTTCTTTTTGTTGATATTCCGGCCGCCCACAAAATAAAAGGGGGCTGGATATTTTTGGGGCTCTTGGCGGTAATCTATTTTGCTATCTGGGCTTGGTCCAGCAACCTCAATAGCATAGAGATTAATGTGGAGGGCAGTGATGTTGCGATCAAAGTTGGCGATATTTTTCAACAGCCCGGGCTGAAGGCTATTGCGTTCAATGAGTACTTTGACACGCAGGTGGATAATGTCATCATCAGCGAAAGATCGGTTAATGGAATTTTTCTTCAAAAGCACCTAGATATTTCTGTTTCCCAGTTGGATGCTCACATTGAGAGCTATGATTTTGAGAAGGAAGAGGTTGTCGGGGTCGATGCAATGCGAAGGCTGGGGAAAAAGCGTAAACATCAAATAGGCAGTATTTGCGTTTACAAAGATTTCTTGTTGACGGCATTCTCAAAGTTTGACGCAAGTAACAAAGCTTCGCTGACGATGCCGGAGTACCTGGAGTTCCTCATAAACTTCTGGGATCGAGTAAACAATGTTTATGCTCAGAAAAGTGTTTCCACCACCGTATTTGGTTCAGGTATTACCCGTATCAAAGGGCATAAAAATATTGCCGACGAGGATCTGCTAAAAATTATGCTTTGGACGTTTCGGATAAGTGAAATGCGGTTCAAGCATCCTGCTAAGTTAACGGTTGTTATCCATCCCGACAAGATTGGTCAAATCAACCTGCTGGACATCAAATCAGCGAGGAATGGGATTTGA
- a CDS encoding tellurite resistance TerB family protein, which translates to MFTTLKSFLEPLLPQAAPRAAFEHTLQVATAVLLVEVMRSDAHIGLSERASVIVALRDRFALNADEVEALMVVADQTAREAHDLHTFTSRLNDQLEPEQKARIVEYMWQVAYADGRLDAHEQHVMRKLADLLYIPHGDYIAAKMRAREAMTS; encoded by the coding sequence ATGTTCACCACCCTCAAGTCCTTCCTCGAACCGCTGCTGCCGCAGGCCGCCCCCCGGGCCGCTTTCGAACACACGCTGCAGGTGGCCACCGCGGTGCTGCTGGTCGAGGTCATGCGGTCCGACGCCCACATCGGCCTGTCGGAGCGGGCGTCGGTGATCGTCGCGTTGCGCGACCGGTTCGCGCTCAATGCCGACGAAGTCGAGGCGCTGATGGTGGTGGCCGACCAGACCGCCCGCGAGGCCCACGACCTGCACACCTTCACGTCGCGCCTGAACGACCAGCTGGAGCCCGAGCAGAAGGCCCGCATCGTCGAGTACATGTGGCAGGTGGCCTACGCCGACGGGCGGCTCGACGCCCACGAGCAGCACGTGATGCGCAAGCTGGCCGACCTGCTCTACATCCCGCACGGCGACTACATCGCCGCGAAGATGCGTGCCCGGGAGGCCATGACCAGCTGA
- a CDS encoding ketopantoate reductase family protein, producing the protein MTRICVFGAGAVGGHLAAWLARAGLDVSVVARGPHLEAIRSNGLRYVSDAEDFTVRVNASSDARDLGPQDLVISAVKAHGLPHVVDAMQPLLGPETPVMFAINGVPWWYFHGLPAEPGQPPASERLARLDPGACLWHTLGVRRAIGCVVTSPNEVSSPGVIRNNATSNTFVIGEPDNTLSPRLQQIAAVMKPALPGLSTSTAIRDVVWSKLMLNITTSPLATLTMRPPITFSHDEPMLAVYRQLLAEGVRVAASLGITVAADEEARIARMRTVRHPPSMLQDLVAGRPLEIDAQLLAVQDLARQGGVDTPVLDTLLALLVQRMQADRP; encoded by the coding sequence ATGACCCGCATCTGTGTTTTCGGGGCCGGCGCCGTCGGCGGCCACCTCGCCGCCTGGCTCGCACGCGCCGGGCTCGACGTCTCCGTGGTGGCCCGCGGCCCGCACCTCGAAGCCATCCGGTCGAACGGCCTGCGCTACGTCTCCGATGCCGAAGACTTCACGGTGCGCGTGAACGCCAGCAGCGACGCGCGCGACCTCGGCCCGCAGGACCTCGTCATCTCTGCCGTGAAGGCACACGGATTGCCGCACGTGGTGGATGCGATGCAGCCCCTGCTGGGACCGGAGACGCCCGTGATGTTCGCGATCAACGGCGTGCCCTGGTGGTACTTCCATGGCCTCCCCGCCGAACCGGGCCAGCCACCCGCGAGCGAACGCCTCGCCCGGCTCGACCCGGGCGCGTGCCTGTGGCACACGCTGGGCGTGCGCCGCGCCATCGGCTGCGTGGTGACGTCGCCCAACGAGGTGTCGTCGCCCGGCGTGATCCGCAACAACGCCACCAGCAACACCTTCGTGATCGGTGAACCCGACAACACGCTGTCGCCGCGGCTGCAGCAGATCGCGGCGGTGATGAAGCCCGCGCTGCCGGGCCTGTCCACGTCCACCGCGATCCGCGACGTGGTGTGGTCGAAGCTGATGCTCAACATCACGACGTCGCCGCTCGCGACGCTGACGATGCGCCCGCCCATCACGTTCTCGCACGACGAACCCATGCTCGCGGTGTACCGCCAGCTGCTCGCCGAAGGCGTGCGCGTGGCCGCGTCACTGGGCATCACGGTGGCGGCCGACGAGGAGGCCCGCATCGCGCGCATGCGCACCGTGCGGCACCCGCCGTCGATGCTGCAGGACCTGGTCGCGGGTCGCCCGCTCGAGATCGACGCGCAGCTGCTGGCCGTGCAGGACCTGGCGCGGCAGGGCGGTGTCGACACGCCCGTGCTGGACACGCTGCTCGCGCTGCTGGTGCAGCGCATGCAGGCGGACCGCCCCTGA
- the roxB gene encoding rubber dioxygenase RoxB, translating into MSSQHPWAPARRLSMVLLLGLSAGLAASAQAATDLIQSSRGGSPLWDYCEGKPAATVLPADPRSLVQPGISTGKAVAFNAYWKDCHTDPAAVQEAGHPKTCGDLRDRFYRGGGLLETGSPTVAALFTGDNTRTLESVFGASTLTATQYNALWTTWGGFVVRPDNFDQLVAERYGSVFGTGRNPYPKPFEDPNRTNGGTGRLPEMFTQLRNPDGTWSGRIGVTCHACHSGAANGVPAPGGGSSLQDLHLFLRDALPLGYLASLASIANLTRTRGTNNASDINLAFVFPDQGLLPLDTFLGVLASGSTASMDTPAWWNMGHRPVKFVDGVFPMDAPRVDMVFYTPLLGLFGSVGGPLSEAGQTWMRAHGPDANTWIESLKSPPYPGTIDTALAEQGAVLFHTLNLWATSRNNPVPKPNEGNGSCASCHGAYAPRYVNDPAFLATPALEGMASYITPQRIIQTDIVRQKTNNEAVQVAGASNFFGYPTTKGTVNDCGPQNRADLRGNRELGYLAPPLYGVWATAPYLHNGSVPNVWEVLKPSDRKPLWRRVSNPPRWDQVGRTIMGYDTRMSAYDTQKMGWKYDTLQCRKPTLFDPIPSPYWRCDPKDEQLQAWYNELVRGLYSNVALTWNVLFPPTITNSDIEDRKIYNTYMFGQGNGGHTFNSVLTDAERKALIEYLKTL; encoded by the coding sequence CTGGGCGCCCGCGCGGCGCCTGTCGATGGTCCTGCTGCTCGGTCTGTCCGCCGGGCTCGCCGCCAGCGCCCAGGCCGCGACGGACCTGATCCAGAGCAGCCGGGGCGGCTCACCACTGTGGGACTACTGCGAGGGCAAGCCCGCGGCCACCGTCCTGCCCGCCGACCCGCGTTCGCTCGTGCAGCCGGGCATCAGCACGGGCAAGGCGGTCGCGTTCAACGCGTACTGGAAGGACTGCCACACCGACCCGGCCGCGGTCCAGGAGGCCGGGCACCCGAAGACCTGCGGTGACCTCCGGGACCGCTTCTATCGCGGGGGCGGCCTGCTCGAGACGGGCTCGCCGACCGTCGCCGCGCTGTTCACGGGCGACAACACCCGCACGCTCGAATCGGTGTTCGGCGCGAGCACGCTGACGGCCACGCAGTACAACGCGCTGTGGACCACCTGGGGCGGCTTCGTCGTCCGCCCGGACAACTTCGACCAGCTCGTGGCCGAACGCTACGGTTCGGTGTTCGGCACGGGCCGCAACCCGTACCCCAAGCCCTTCGAGGACCCGAACCGCACGAACGGTGGCACCGGCCGCCTCCCGGAGATGTTCACGCAACTGCGCAATCCCGACGGCACGTGGAGCGGGCGCATCGGCGTCACGTGCCACGCGTGCCACAGCGGCGCGGCCAACGGCGTGCCGGCCCCGGGCGGCGGCAGCAGCCTGCAGGACCTGCACCTGTTCCTGCGCGACGCGCTGCCGCTCGGCTACCTGGCCTCGCTCGCGTCGATCGCGAACCTGACGCGAACCCGCGGCACGAACAACGCCAGCGACATCAACCTCGCCTTCGTGTTCCCCGACCAGGGCCTGCTGCCGCTCGACACGTTCCTCGGCGTGCTCGCGTCGGGCTCCACCGCGTCGATGGACACGCCGGCCTGGTGGAACATGGGCCACCGTCCGGTGAAGTTCGTCGACGGCGTGTTCCCGATGGACGCACCGCGCGTGGACATGGTGTTCTACACGCCGCTGCTGGGCCTGTTCGGCTCGGTGGGCGGCCCGCTGTCCGAGGCGGGTCAGACCTGGATGCGCGCGCACGGACCCGACGCCAACACGTGGATCGAGTCGCTGAAGTCGCCGCCCTATCCCGGCACCATCGACACCGCGCTCGCCGAGCAGGGTGCCGTGCTGTTCCACACGCTGAACCTGTGGGCGACGAGTCGCAACAACCCGGTGCCGAAGCCGAACGAAGGCAACGGCTCGTGCGCGAGCTGCCACGGCGCCTACGCCCCGCGCTACGTCAACGATCCCGCGTTCCTGGCGACACCCGCGCTGGAAGGCATGGCGTCGTACATCACGCCGCAGCGCATCATCCAGACGGACATCGTGCGGCAGAAGACGAACAACGAGGCGGTGCAGGTCGCGGGGGCCAGCAATTTCTTCGGCTACCCGACGACCAAGGGCACGGTGAACGACTGCGGCCCGCAGAACCGCGCGGACCTGCGTGGCAACCGCGAACTGGGCTACCTGGCGCCGCCGCTGTACGGCGTGTGGGCGACCGCGCCGTACCTGCACAACGGGTCGGTCCCGAACGTGTGGGAGGTGCTCAAGCCCTCGGACCGCAAGCCGCTGTGGCGGCGTGTCTCGAACCCGCCGCGCTGGGACCAGGTGGGCCGCACGATCATGGGGTACGACACGCGCATGTCCGCGTACGACACGCAGAAGATGGGCTGGAAGTACGACACGCTGCAGTGCCGGAAGCCCACGCTCTTCGACCCGATCCCGTCGCCGTACTGGCGCTGCGACCCGAAGGACGAGCAGCTGCAGGCCTGGTACAACGAACTGGTGCGGGGCCTCTACTCGAACGTCGCGCTGACCTGGAACGTGCTGTTCCCGCCCACGATCACGAACAGCGACATCGAGGACCGCAAGATCTACAACACGTACATGTTCGGGCAGGGAAACGGCGGGCACACGTTCAACTCAGTGCTCACCGATGCCGAACGCAAGGCGCTCATCGAGTACCTGAAGACCCTGTAG